aattaattagattaataaatcTATccaataattagaaaataaatatgagcCGGTCGAgaatgaaaatctatttatagGATGAGGAGagaagattgaggaaagatttggtgaacatattctaaaaataaaatcgaaaaTATTAGAGACAAGAcactccattaaattttgtccaCTAACAATATATTCCCTACAACtctaataatagaaaataagatattaagtGAAAAAtagcattatatatatatatatataatatttcaagacttttaacaataGATCAAGGTAGattagaataattttatagagttcaaacttgaaactaatgtcatgggctcacataggttgacttggatttcaaaggacggaatcgaactttcattaaagatatattcgtgacaacgacttaagctagtcaggtaagtggtcttactatcggcatggttatatttgatgttgacacgtgcctgtggttctgcatgtgtcatatatactaatatgtgtgaattatctgtgaatcggtatgcttatattatatttatgttatgtcataatatgtgaattgtatgataataattatgtatgatgtgttctaggatatgtttgagatagaatacgagaaggatgcacaaaacgaaatgtaacaaTAGTtataagatacgttcatgaaatgTTAAGGTTAGATTACATACcagagtgctatggataggagagattgatgaaagaatatgtttaggatatgggtagaaagggataggtttgttgttctatcaatctaaGGTAAGTtcacgtaacgatatgactgtgataggtataagaacgttaaggctatgataagttagggaacgatatgaccacgaagtgtttacaatatgacatgtttatgatacgatatattgtgatgtgatgtgttatgtttagattgttttgtgtgaccattgaggtaattgttgtgacttgcacgttatgaaatgacatgttaaaaaaatggagcgttatgttatgttttctaaattgtatgtatacaacatgttatgaatgacatgatatcacgataaatgaaatgaaatgtaactccgttaggattatgtatgatacgtagagtgaaaaatgagaaatgacatgttaagtatgaaagatgatagcggggttatattcattaatgataaaagtataaatattggggacctcatgcattatgtgtgctcatgcatttggggggatacccctattccatcacgagggtatgGACgtgtacatccaatggcaagacaacgatcgttatgttttacatagcgttgtcgtgacggttactagttctaacgggtgttcggcctaaggagctcctagagtatgctcgcctgacaaggaaagtggctcagcggtgtgcgaactgactggtgagcccatacttgcacgtatgggctgtgtgtagagtatatggtacacgtccaaattacccgttaggacagcaccataggaaaatagattgaaaggataggtcccgtccttgcattcgcatgttcttgcattcaacccccaatagtggggtcacttactgagtatttctttaaattctcaagtcatgtgctactacgtttttcaggttaaggcaatgCATtcatgtacggctgacgaaggcatcgcaactcgagaccatgacacatgcatatgatagtggtatttattttcttagacttaggctagaataggatgtgtttaacttaaacgcttatttattttatttagtcttttgttgtgtcgttttaaagatgtttttgaaacacgtaagtccatgactgtgttttaagataaggatatgttttatggaatttaaatgaagtcttctgCATTCAATATTTaggatatgtatacagtagcgacttaaattaagtagaaaatttcgggtcgttacaccaATGCTCGAGAGAACCcaaatggatggatgtttgggaTGTCTTGATGAGATAATCGATAGATGGGTCAGTTCCCAACAGATGTGTCGAGCAAGCCTAGATGGTCGATGTGTCCCGAAACATGGGATGACATCACGATGCATGGATCGTATTGTAGGGAACCAAGATGACAATGAGATATGATGTGATTGTGTCGCGCACGATTAAACATGCATGCACGAATGAcgtgtgtggttgaacaagcttggattctgCATGAACTGTGTTTGGTTGGCAAAGGTAAAACTCACTAACGGTTTGATGAATATATGATTTAAGCTCATCGAAGGTTAATATATGTTACCGTGGAAATGATTTAAGCAAATATAACTACGTTTGTcaccccttttttttctccaaaaaaaaacccaataattggttgttgaaaaagaagagaaaagaagtgTATATGGGATATGTCTCTCTCATAAATGAGTCTCTTTGATTGAATCAACTTTTttatgtaaaagaaaaaagaaggtatGTATGACCAAACCATCATAAAtctaagtttttttaaaaaaaattggcttGCTTAATCACTAATTCCTTTCATATATGTATTCTTTTAATCATTAAAACTTTAGAGGTTATTGGATaataatttgttctttttcaaatatatttccaAGCTTTCAAAATCGTTTCACAAATATACTTTCaaaagtgtttcaaaaataccattttcaaaactttcattaatatccttatactttttttcaaagaatttaaaagcggtaacggcccaaatccacggctagcagatattattctctttaggctttccctttcgggctttcccttaaggctttaaaacgcgcctgTTAGGGGAACGTTTccccacccttataaatgtggtttgttctcctccccaccAACGTGAGTGACATCACAAAAGCAccctttaatttctttttttaaaaagatttaaaaaaacacttttgaattaaaaaaaaaaatacatttatctTAGTACCaggtttcaaaaatatttatgaactttCCAAAATAACATTACAATGTTGTGTAGATAATGAGGTATTGATGGATTGTTTTCGTTCATATATTAACTGTAATAAACTCTAAATCCTAACCCTTAAACGTAAACCCTAAGTAAGGGTATAAAATTTAGATACTAAAGTAGTGAAAGGTGGAGATTGAAGAAGTCAATATTGAAGGCTAAACTAAAGTAGAGCAAAAGATATATGAGATTGATTTTAGTGGTGCATAGTTAAAGAATTGGGCATAAAGATAGTAGGaaatacaaaacaagaaaCCCTACCTGCTCTTTTGAAGGCCATCCACAAGATGAAACAAAAACACGATTCTTTTAGAAATATTGGATAACTTAGATTGGGAAAAGCTTCATAATGCTTTTCAAATTTGCATTCATCAAATGAACTGTTACATATGAATTGAAACAAAGTTATTGATAAAGATAGGGACTTTCTCTAAAGATTATATCAATCTacgtacaaaaaaaaaaaaatattattgataacGTCgaccaaatataaataaatgagaattttgttgatattGATGGAGACCATGGCATGAAAGTCATACTATGTATGAAAGAATAATTATGTAGGCGTAATTCACAAACTTATAAAAGAATgagatttcttttgtttcataaattatacTATAATTATAAGTTAGGGAGAACTCATGCATATTTGTGTTTCACATGCATCGGATACTTTCTCACTATTATGAGTATGGACGCGTATATTATGACTCATAATTTACAACATTATGTTCACCTTGATGTTGTTCGAGCTCTTCCCCTCCAGGGTGTTCAACATAGAGCCCGTTAGCCTAGCTCGATGAGCTAGGCTCAGGGGGTGTGCAAGCGAAACTGAGgcatgtgtagagaagtactaagCATCCAACTTGTCCGAACTAGAAAGGTATCAAAGGTCATGCTATGCTTTGTTAAAATGATAGACCCACCATATTGCATGTGTGTACATTCTTGTCTTAAAAGTGAGGTTacttactgaatatttcttaaaatattcaagtcaTGTGTTATCCCAATACGAATGACGATGACGTCGTGATGAAAGCCATGACATCAGGCTTGGGATACCTGCATTTATATGAGTTTTAGGTTTGAATGTATGGTTTTTGAAGATGCTAAGAATGTTTTAAAGTTAAGTCAACAAACGAATTTGTGGCACATTCAAGACCACAAACAGGataatattaacttttttttggtttggtaTAGATCTTTTGTTGACAGCCACATCAAAAGTCtgcattaatttaatttaaatttgatgttaTGATTATTTCAAAAGtcttcaaaaattaaaaacatttttaagtCTTAAAGTTGAAACCAACTACTTATTAGTATATTAAGTGTTCCAACTTAGGTGTCACCTCCTAACCTAAGATTAAGGTTCTAAAActattttcaaacatcatatgagtttaatatgaaaatataaaattttagtcgATGTAATTAATATATGTTTATGTCACTAATCTCTTCTACTATGGAtttatattatcatttaaaagaattatgaaatattactATGTaacatgatatgaaccaaTCAAATGTATCATGCCAACGAACGTGGAAGAATTTGTTCGTGGGTGACCAATGAACATTGTTTAGCTTTTGCAATGTCACGTGTCCTTAGGTTTTATGTAGGCGTCTTGCGACTGACTATTAGCGACCATGATAAGTTCGATTTTGAAGTACTTTTTCCAATTTAGCACTTATTCTATTGACCCATGCTAGCATTCTTTAACGcaaataattaagattttagCCACTACAATACCTCAACTCATGTGACAAGGTGCAATGGAGTTGAGCAAGCTGTGCACCCTACTTGGCCCATGTGCCTCCTTGCAAGCCCATTTAGTCACCTAATGTTTTTGAAGCCCATTCTATACTCTAGGGTTGGTTCAGCTATGTTTTGGACTCTTTTTAACTTAATTAGTGATGTCTATTTACCCTACCACGTTCTTCCTTGTAACCCCATTTAGTTACTTAATGCTCTTGAAGCTCGGTCTACATTTTAGAATCGGACCTCATTCAACGAGTGTTGTGCTATGCACCTGCGAATCACTCTTTCGAGTTTTATATGGTTGAGCATAATACAATCTGAATGCGCTTGCAACCTATCCTAATCAACACTTACAATCTTAAGTCGAGTTTAGCATCTACTCAACTATTTTCTAAGTGATTCTAAGAGCCTACACAATTAAAACATATGTCTATGACTAATTTAGGTGAGACTTTCTCCTAAGATAATGTACCTATTTGAATCGTCAACAAAGAACTTAGATcataattgaaaagaaaatagaacttAAAAAGAGTGAAGACAAGAACTATAATACCCAATTCATATTTAAAGAGCTTAACGAAAGAATAGAAAAGCCATAACTTATTTCATAGGCAAAGCAATATTAAGTCAAAGAGTAGCTCACCTTAGAGATGGACTTGTTGCTCACAACCACAATGCTCTGAAAAGGGTGAACCACCTCCACTAAACTCAGAGGTGAACAACTCATAACTTCGACGCACCCCAGACGCTCAGATAGTAATAGAGACTAAGCTCGAACTTCCATAATTCATAGTAAAACCCATGGATACCTACTAGGTTAAGGATGTGATGAGAGTTGtttattatgtatttttatattcattttttttttcaggtgttTGCACGTTGTTGATCGAGGTGGATGAGCGTTCGAGAGTCGTGTGTCATAGAGAGGGTCATTCTGGAGCGTcagtcctttttttttttttttttttttgNTTTGTAATTATATCCTGAAACTCTTtgcaataaatttgaatagcACCctattataatgaaaattaggCCGTGACATTATCATAGgcataaaagaaatgaatagaCAAGTCAAATAGAAATCTCATAGTATTAAGTGTTTCACAAATTGTGTTACAAGATTCATAAGTTTGGCAATCCATAGCCTACAAAAAGGGTTTAATAAGGAATTGATGTGTACAAAAAAGGTTATTTAAGAACTTACCAAACAAAAAGCTCCAACACAACCACATGCCAATTGATTTACCATcctttatataattaaatggGCTGcctatcaaatttttttaatttactctctaaaattttaaatattatttaaaacttgGATACCAAATTATTTCGTTCTCCTATTGagctaacgtgggatctcacaatccatcccccttaaGGACCCAGCGTCTTCGTTGGCatatcgcccggtgtctggcccTGATATTATTTGtcacgaagcattttttataaaattgtggaaacttctccctagtagacatgttttaagaTCTTcacaaataattttcataacGGAATTGAAGAACAAGTCATAATGagttgagaaaaaaaaaaaagtgaggccaattgataaataaataataacaacaataatagtaatagTAAACCTATGGACAGCATTTATGATTTGTGATTAAACAAACCATTGTTCACACATTGTCTCTTTCTACAAAGTTGACTTTTGATGTTGGCTAAAGGAAGGTGTGTAAAGACAAGAGTTTCAttaaataagaagaagaagaagaagaagaagaagaagaagaagaggaagaagatgaatcaGAATCTGAGCTCTCTCCTGATAGGTCTGGTGGGCGCAGCCCTGACTTTGTCAGCTTATTCACAGACATGGGTTTCTCCAACTGAGTGCATCACAGCCGGCCTGCTCGTTCTCGTTTTTGGTCTTCTTGTCAATGAAGGTTTCATCTCCAtttagcttcttcttcttcttcttcttcttcttctttcatt
This sequence is a window from Cucurbita pepo subsp. pepo cultivar mu-cu-16 chromosome LG04, ASM280686v2, whole genome shotgun sequence. Protein-coding genes within it:
- the LOC111793862 gene encoding uncharacterized protein LOC111793862, whose protein sequence is MLAKGRCVKTRVSLNKKKKKKKKKKKKRKKMNQNLSSLLIGLVGAALTLSAYSQTWVSPTECITAGLLVLVFGLLVNEGFISI